A region of Vitis vinifera cultivar Pinot Noir 40024 chromosome 13, ASM3070453v1 DNA encodes the following proteins:
- the LOC109123690 gene encoding uncharacterized protein LOC109123690, whose protein sequence is MGCRPVLAIDSCHLSGPYKGALLSAIAYDADDGMFPLALGVVGSENYEDWYWFLEKLKGILDGQEVIIISYRHQGILRSVSELFGVENHAYCYRHVKENFSSFFNRQNIRGKKGKEDVLLLLDNIAYARLDIDYNEAFEKLVHFNGDLARWVAENSPEHWAMSKFLKKRWDKMTTNIAESFNAWLREERHQTIYTLLMMHMDKLVAMLDTHMRGTDKWKSVVGPKTEENLMSNITRSAPITVMPYLGGTFKVFTGEVYLVVDMQQHKCTCLTWQMSELPCPHVCVVIRTLRHDVYDYIDPCFKVSTQQLIYSVIILTMAGNGLDGSAASSLPLSGSNGLRYTAVGIGKNHVL, encoded by the exons ATGGGGTGTCGACCGGTATTGGCTATTGATTCTTGCCACCTAAGTGGTCCATACAAAGGAGCTCTTTTGTCTGCCATTGCATATGATGCAGATGATGGAATGTTCCCTCTAGCCTTGGGTGTGGTTGGTTCAGAAAATTATGAGGATTGGTATTGGTTCTTGGAGAAATTGAAGGGGATCCTAGATGGTCAAGAAGtaattattatatcatatagacATCAAGGGATATTGCGTAGTGTTTCGGAGTTGTTTGGGGTAGAAAATCACGCCTATTGTTATCGACATGTGAAAGAGAACTTTTCAAGCTTCTTCAACAGGCAAAACATTAggggaaagaaagggaaagaagatgTTTTGTTGCTTTTAGACAACATTGCATATGCTCGGTTGGATATAGACTACAATGAGGCGTTTGAAAAACTTGTGCATTTTAATGGCGACCTAGCAAGGTGGGTTGCGGAGAATAGTCCGGAGCATTGGGCGATGTCAAAGTTCCTTAAAAAACGTTGGGATAAAATGACAACTAATATTGCAGAGTCCTTCAATGCGTGGTTAAGAGAGGAACGCCACCAAACAATTTATACGTTGCTGATGATGCACATGGATAAGCTTGTAGCCATGTTGGACACCCATATGCGTGGTACAGATAAGTGGAAGAGCGTGGTTGGAcccaaaacagaggaaaacctAATGTCAAATATCACGAGATCTGCTCCAATTACTGTGATGCCTTATTTGGGTGGGACGTTCAAGGTTTTTACTGGAGAAGTTTATTTGGTTGTGGATATGCAGCAACATAAGTGTACATGTCTAACATGGCAAATGTCCGAGTTGCCATGTCCACATGTATGTGTTGTGATCCGTACATTGAGACACGATGTGTATGACTATATCGACCCATGTTTTAAAGTCTCCACCCAACAGTTGATTTACTCAG TTATAATATTAACAATGGCTGGTAATGGCTTAGATGGTTCTGCTGCCAGTTCACTCCCACTCTCG GGATCTAATGGTCTTCGCTATACAGCTGTGGGGATAGGCAAAAACCATGTCCTCTAG